A stretch of Homo sapiens chromosome 12, GRCh38.p14 Primary Assembly DNA encodes these proteins:
- the PRB2 gene encoding basic salivary proline-rich protein 2 preproprotein, producing the protein MLLILLSVALLALSSAQNLNEDVSQEESPSLIAGNPQGAPPQGGNKPQGPPSPPGKPQGPPPQGGNQPQGPPPPPGKPQGPPPQGGNKPQGPPPPGKPQGPPPQGDKSRSPRSPPGKPQGPPPQGGNQPQGPPPPPGKPQGPPPQGGNKPQGPPPPGKPQGPPPQGDNKSRSSRSPPGKPQGPPPQGGNQPQGPPPPPGKPQGPPPQGGNKPQGPPPPGKPQGPPPQGDNKSQSARSPPGKPQGPPPQGGNQPQGPPPPPGKPQGPPPQGGNKPQGPPPPGKPQGPPPQGGSKSRSSRSPPGKPQGPPPQGGNQPQGPPPPPGKPQGPPPQGGNKPQGPPPPGKPQGPPPQGGSKSRSARSPPGKPQGPPQQEGNNPQGPPPPAGGNPQQPQAPPAGQPQGPPRPPQGGRPSRPPQ; encoded by the exons ATGCTGTTGATTCTGCTGTCAGTGGCCTTGCTGGCCCTGAGCTCAGCTCAGAACTTAAATGAAG ATGTCAGCCAGGAAGAATCTCCCTCCCTAATAGCAG GAAATCCACAAGGAGCACCCCCACAAGGAGGCAACAAACCTCAAGGTCCCCCATCTCCTCCAGGAAAGCCACAAGGACCACCCCCACAAGGAGGCAACCAGCCTCAAGgtcccccacctcctccaggaaagcCACAAGGACCACCCCCACAAGGAGGCAACAAACCTCAAGGTCCCCCACCTCCAGGAAAGCCACAAGGACCACCCCCACAAGGAGACAAGTCCCGAAGTCCCCGATCTCCTCCAGGAAAGCCACAAGGACCACCCCCACAAGGAGGCAACCAGCCTCAAggtcctccacctcctccaggaaagcCACAAGGACCACCCCCACAAGGAGGCAACAAACCTCAAGGTCCCCCACCTCCAGGAAAGCCACAAGGACCACCCCCACAAGGAGACAACAAGTCCCGAAGTTCTCGATCTCCTCCAGGAAAGCCACAAGGACCACCCCCACAAGGAGGCAACCAGCCCCAAGgtcccccacctcctccaggaaagcCACAAGGACCACCCCCACAAGGAGGCAACAAACCTCAAGGTCCCCCACCTCCAGGAAAGCCACAAGGACCACCCCCACAAGGAGACAACAAGTCCCAAAGTGCCCGATCTCCTCCAGGAAAGCCACAAGGACCACCCCCACAAGGAGGCAACCAGCCCCAAGgtcccccacctcctccaggaaagcCACAAGGACCACCCCCACAAGGAGGCAACAAACCTCAAGGTCCCCCACCTCCAGGAAAGCCACAAGGACCACCCCCACAAGGAGGCAGCAAGTCCCGAAGTTCTCGATCTCCTCCAGGAAAGCCACAAGGACCACCCCCACAAGGAGGCAACCAGCCTCAAGgtcccccacctcctccaggaaagcCACAAGGACCACCCCCACAAGGAGGCAACAAACCTCAAGGTCCCCCACCTCCAGGAAAGCCACAAGGACCACCCCCACAAGGAGGCAGCAAGTCCCGAAGTGCCCGATCTCCTCCAGGAAAGCCACAAGGACCACCCCAACAAGAAGGCAACAATCCTCAAGGTCCCCCACCTCCAGCAGGAGGCAATCCCCAGCAGCCTCAGGCACCTCCTGCTGGACAGCCCCAGGGACCACCACGCCCTCCTCAAGGGGGCAGACCTTCCAGACCTCCCCAGTGA